One window from the genome of Pyxicephalus adspersus chromosome 6, UCB_Pads_2.0, whole genome shotgun sequence encodes:
- the S1PR3 gene encoding sphingosine 1-phosphate receptor 3 — translation MTVCKISSGDSSFGNMAASSLTATKLIQRCDITIKLHYNYTGKSIKCDGDQMEKTSMLFLIICSFIVLENFMVLIAIWKNNRFHNRMYFFIGNLALCDLLAGIAYIVNILMSGANTCTISLTAWFVREGSMFVALGASTFSLLAIAIERHLTMIKMRPYDANKKYRVFLLIGTCWLISFSLGALPILGWNCINNLDDCSTVLPLYSKKYVGFCISIFIVILIAIVILYARIYILVKSSSRRVTNHSNSERSMALLRTVVIVVGVFIACWSPLFILLLIDVACKVMECKILYQAQWFIALAVLNSALNPLIYTLASKEMRRAFFRLVCGCLAKTSTSRSLPIQPTPDQSRSKSSSGSNSPKHKGFIQTQSQSKEDKSESSFQNGKIIK, via the coding sequence ATGACAGTGTGCAAGATCAGTTCTGGAGATTCTTCATTTGGGAATATGGCTGCAAGTTCACTAACTGCTACAAAACTTATCCAGAGATGTGACATTACAATTAAGCTTCACTACAACTACACAGggaaatcaataaaatgtgaTGGCGATCAAATGGAAAAAACTAGCATGCTGTTTCTTATCATATGCAGCTTCATAGTGCTGGAAAACTTCATGGTACTTATTGCTATATGGAAAAACAACCGATTCCATAACAGGATGTACTTCTTTATTGGCAATCTTGCACTTTGTGATTTACTGGCTGGGATTGCTTATATAGTCAATATTCTAATGTCTGGAGCAAACACATGTACTATTTCACTGACTGCATGGTTTGTCAGGGAGGGCAGTATGTTTGTTGCCCTGGGAGCATCTACATTCAGTTTGTTGGCTATTGCTATTGAAAGACACTTAACGATGATAAAAATGAGGCCTTATGATGCCAATAAGAAATATCGTGTATTTCTGCTCATCGGGACCTGTTGgcttatttctttttcattaggTGCCCTGCCAATTCTTGGTTGGAATTGCATTAACAATTTAGATGATTGTTCTACAGTGCTACCTCTTTATTCCAAAAAGTATGTTGGATTTTGCATTAGCATTTTTATAGTTATTCTGATAGCCATAGTCATCCTCTATGCTAGAATCTATATCTTGGTGAAGTCAAGCAGCAGAAGGGTTACAAATCACAGCAATTCTGAAAGATCAATGGCACTCCTTAGGACTGTTGTCATTGTCGTGGGTGTCTTCATAGCCTGCTGGTCACCTTTGTTCATCCTTCTTTTAATCGATGTAGCCTGTAAAGTTATGGAGTGCAAGATACTATATCAAGCTCAATGGTTTATTGCTCTGGCTGTTCTCAATTCAGCCTTGAATCCTCTCATCTACACTCTGGCCAGCAAAGAGATGAGACGGGCTTTTTTCCGCCTGGTGTGCGGTTGCTTAGCCAAGACCAGTACCTCGAGGTCTCTTCCAATTCAGCCAACACCGGACCAAAGCAGGAGCAAGTCCAGCAGTGGTAGTAATTCTCCTAAACACAAAGGATTTATACAAACCCAATCTCAAAGCAAAGAGGACAAAAGTGAATCTTCATTTCAGAATGGAAAAATTATCAAATGA